A region from the Vicia villosa cultivar HV-30 ecotype Madison, WI linkage group LG3, Vvil1.0, whole genome shotgun sequence genome encodes:
- the LOC131657759 gene encoding uncharacterized protein LOC131657759, whose translation MSQPISSNGNLSSNGRVTPKCGHNVSMKLFVSKSVANPGRKFWKCKFWGKGDDCNIFLWDDEFSGERDFGHSDVGSVELMRKIERDIAIKMEAMEKKIDGLTKKMNYVLVALICLWVHFFLSSCNK comes from the coding sequence ATGAGTCAACCAATTTCTTCTAACGGAAACTTATCTTCAAATGGTAGAGTAACTCCCAAATGTGGCCACAATGTCTCCATGAAGTTGTTTGTTTCAAAATCGGTTGCAAATCCTGGGAGAAAATTCTGGAAGTGTAAGTTTTGGGGTAAAGGAGACGACTGCAACATATTTCTTTGGGATGATGAATTTTCTGGTGAAAGAGATTTTGGCCATTCGGATGTAGGTTCAGTAGAACTGATgagaaaaattgagagagatattgCAATCAAGATGGAAGCCATGGAGAAAAAGATTGATGGGTTAACAAAGAAGATGAATTATGTTTTAGTTGCGTTAATTTGTCTATGGGTTCATTTCTTTCTTAGTTCATGTAACAAATAA